The following are from one region of the Stanieria cyanosphaera PCC 7437 genome:
- a CDS encoding NAD(+) kinase, translating into MGKPKAGIVYNDIKPIACKVASDLEKTLIAKGWQVCLASGIGGILEYSTPGSPVCHTRIEQLRPANFDQDVAFAIVLGGDGTVLSAFRQLAPSGIPILSVNTGHMGFLTETYLNHLPQALEKLLTQDYEIEERSMLAVRVFRNEALLWEALCLNEMVLHREPLTSMCHFEIQIGRHAPIDIAADGIIISTPTGSTAYSLSAGGPVVTPEVPVLQLAPICPHSLASRALVFSDQEVVNVFPATPNRMVMVVDGNGGCYILPDDRICIEKSVYSARFIRLQPPEFFRILREKLGWGLPHIAKPTSVELP; encoded by the coding sequence GTGGGAAAGCCAAAAGCAGGCATCGTCTACAACGATATCAAACCCATAGCTTGTAAAGTTGCTTCAGATTTAGAAAAAACGCTGATTGCGAAAGGTTGGCAAGTTTGTTTAGCTTCAGGTATTGGAGGAATTCTTGAATACTCTACTCCAGGTAGTCCTGTTTGTCATACGCGGATTGAACAGTTAAGACCAGCTAATTTTGACCAAGATGTTGCTTTTGCTATAGTTTTAGGCGGAGATGGTACTGTTTTATCGGCTTTTCGGCAACTTGCTCCATCTGGAATTCCTATACTTTCCGTCAATACAGGTCATATGGGTTTTTTGACTGAGACTTATCTCAATCACCTACCTCAAGCTTTGGAAAAACTGTTAACGCAAGATTACGAAATTGAAGAGCGTTCAATGCTAGCAGTTAGAGTATTTCGTAATGAGGCTTTATTATGGGAAGCTCTGTGTTTAAATGAAATGGTGCTTCATCGTGAACCTTTGACCAGTATGTGTCATTTTGAAATTCAAATTGGTCGGCACGCGCCTATAGATATTGCAGCAGATGGGATTATTATTTCTACTCCTACTGGTTCTACTGCTTATTCTCTTAGTGCTGGCGGTCCGGTAGTCACACCAGAAGTACCAGTGTTGCAACTAGCTCCAATTTGTCCTCATTCTTTGGCATCGAGAGCTTTAGTTTTTTCAGACCAAGAAGTAGTTAATGTTTTTCCTGCCACTCCTAATCGAATGGTGATGGTAGTAGATGGCAATGGCGGTTGTTATATTTTGCCAGATGATCGCATTTGTATTGAAAAATCAGTTTATTCGGCTCGATTTATTCGTTTACAACCACCAGAATTTTTTCGTATCCTTAGAGAAAAGTTAGGTTGGGGATTGCCTCATATTGCTAAACCTACTTCTGTGGAACTTCCTTAA
- the nblR gene encoding response regulator transcription factor NblR — MVTSSVVTASNSCILILADDVLAQQISMDLQAVGYICEKESNHTKLLSRFQELAPAMVVIDQSWANNSGLLCCRQLRNLGSRIPILILIEEEIVEERVACLEAGADDYILKPYNRESLLDLISLYLKTEVNFQEQLRFADLILDLTTRRVIKGGQPEGLAQKPRTIDLTMKEFELLKYLMSNPRKVLTREEIIENVWGYDYRGESNVIEVYIRYLRLKIETEGQKRLIQTVRGVGYVLREP; from the coding sequence ATGGTTACTAGCAGCGTCGTCACAGCTTCTAACTCCTGCATTTTAATTCTTGCTGATGATGTTCTTGCTCAACAAATTAGCATGGATTTGCAGGCAGTAGGTTACATTTGTGAAAAGGAGTCAAATCATACCAAACTGTTGTCCAGATTTCAAGAATTAGCTCCTGCTATGGTTGTCATCGATCAGAGTTGGGCGAATAATTCTGGTTTACTTTGTTGTCGTCAATTAAGAAATTTGGGTAGTCGAATTCCAATTTTAATCTTGATCGAAGAAGAAATTGTTGAAGAAAGAGTTGCTTGTTTAGAAGCTGGTGCAGACGACTATATTTTAAAACCATATAATCGAGAGAGTTTACTAGATTTAATTTCTCTGTATTTAAAAACAGAAGTTAATTTCCAAGAACAACTACGTTTTGCCGATTTAATTTTAGATTTGACTACACGTAGAGTGATTAAAGGCGGTCAGCCCGAAGGGCTGGCGCAGAAACCTCGCACTATCGATCTAACAATGAAGGAGTTTGAGTTACTTAAGTATTTGATGTCTAATCCTCGTAAAGTACTTACTAGAGAAGAAATTATTGAAAATGTCTGGGGTTACGATTACCGAGGTGAATCAAATGTCATTGAGGTTTATATTCGTTATTTACGACTCAAGATTGAAACCGAAGGACAAAAACGGTTGATTCAAACTGTTAGAGGTGTAGGTTATGTGTTGAGAGAACCTTAA
- a CDS encoding DUF192 domain-containing protein, whose amino-acid sequence MNRKNSWVVFLLIGVLFNSGAVILSSTLLATASASESQPQGQILPIAAKTNIKGQIIELEVAQTPEQQATGLMFRDSLPDNRGMLFSFDTPQVTSFWMKNVSISLDMIFLYQGKVKAIAANVPPCTTNPCPVYGPKTIIDQVIELRGGRAKELGLKVNDLVQIEFLAQSSEH is encoded by the coding sequence ATGAACAGGAAAAATAGTTGGGTAGTTTTTTTACTGATTGGCGTTTTATTCAATTCTGGTGCTGTTATTTTATCTAGCACTTTACTAGCAACAGCCTCGGCTTCTGAATCTCAACCTCAAGGACAAATTTTACCTATTGCAGCCAAAACTAACATTAAAGGACAAATTATTGAATTAGAAGTAGCTCAAACTCCCGAACAACAAGCTACAGGATTGATGTTTCGCGATTCCTTACCAGATAATAGAGGAATGCTTTTTTCTTTCGATACACCACAAGTTACCAGCTTTTGGATGAAAAATGTCAGCATTTCTTTGGATATGATTTTTTTATATCAAGGAAAAGTTAAAGCGATCGCTGCTAATGTTCCTCCTTGTACTACTAATCCTTGTCCTGTTTATGGCCCAAAAACTATCATCGATCAAGTTATTGAGTTACGAGGCGGTCGAGCTAAAGAATTAGGTTTAAAAGTTAACGATTTGGTGCAAATAGAATTTTTAGCTCAATCCTCAGAACATTAA
- the rsgA gene encoding small ribosomal subunit biogenesis GTPase RsgA, producing the protein MINSELLGTVVAVQANFYQVRLQQPVEMSGLNFLPTDDLALLCTRRTRLKKIGQKVMVGDLVVVEEPDWLDRRGAIAEVLPRKTELQRPPVANVDQILLVFALEEPGLDPWQLSRFLVKAESTGLDLCLCLNKSDLISHQEQQKWQIGLQKWGYAPLFISVVKQQGIELLYHHLQNKITVVAGPSGVGKSSLINYLIPSIDLRVGEVSGKLQRGRHTTRHVELFELPGGGLLADSPGFNQPSLNCQPSDLISYFPEARVRLAQQSCQFSNCLHRDEPNCAVRGDWERYEYYLKFLEEAIAHQAEQQKTPDEESSLKLKMKRDGKRQYEPKLETKKYRRSSRKQKHQNLQELYENQSLKDIYQEVEDEY; encoded by the coding sequence ATGATAAATTCAGAACTACTGGGAACAGTAGTCGCCGTACAAGCTAATTTTTATCAAGTACGGTTACAACAACCAGTAGAAATGAGCGGTTTGAATTTCTTACCAACTGATGATTTAGCTCTTCTATGTACTCGCAGAACTCGTCTTAAGAAAATTGGTCAAAAGGTGATGGTAGGCGATCTCGTTGTAGTTGAAGAGCCTGATTGGTTAGACCGACGAGGAGCGATCGCTGAAGTTTTACCACGAAAAACGGAATTACAACGTCCGCCAGTTGCTAATGTAGACCAAATTCTGTTAGTTTTTGCACTAGAAGAACCTGGTTTAGACCCTTGGCAATTAAGTCGTTTTTTAGTCAAAGCAGAGTCGACTGGTTTAGATTTATGTTTGTGTTTGAATAAAAGCGATCTAATTTCTCACCAAGAACAACAAAAATGGCAAATAGGTTTACAAAAATGGGGTTACGCTCCCTTGTTTATTAGTGTAGTGAAGCAGCAAGGGATCGAGTTGCTCTACCATCATTTACAGAACAAAATTACGGTAGTTGCAGGTCCTAGTGGAGTAGGTAAATCTAGTTTAATTAACTATTTAATCCCTTCGATTGATTTGAGAGTAGGGGAAGTATCGGGTAAATTGCAACGAGGTCGTCATACTACTCGTCACGTCGAATTATTTGAACTTCCTGGAGGTGGTTTATTGGCAGATAGTCCAGGATTTAATCAACCATCTTTAAATTGTCAACCAAGCGATTTAATTAGTTATTTTCCTGAAGCTAGAGTTAGATTAGCTCAACAAAGCTGCCAGTTTAGTAATTGTTTGCATCGAGATGAACCTAACTGTGCGGTGAGGGGAGACTGGGAACGTTATGAATATTATCTCAAATTTTTAGAAGAAGCGATCGCTCATCAAGCCGAACAACAAAAAACCCCTGATGAAGAATCAAGTTTAAAGTTAAAAATGAAACGAGATGGTAAACGTCAATACGAACCTAAATTAGAAACAAAAAAATACCGTCGTTCTTCTCGCAAACAAAAACATCAAAATCTTCAAGAATTATACGAAAATCAATCTTTAAAAGATATTTATCAAGAAGTAGAAGATGAATATTAG
- a CDS encoding sulfurtransferase TusA family protein, which translates to MSDSPPIQNNNNENQSFIADAHLDLRGTPCPINFVRTKLKLEQMPPNSLLEVWLDPGEPVEQVPDSLVMEGYQLESIEPRQEFFSLLIRRPTSL; encoded by the coding sequence ATGAGCGACTCTCCACCTATTCAAAACAATAACAATGAAAATCAGTCCTTCATAGCTGATGCTCATCTGGATTTACGGGGTACACCTTGTCCAATTAATTTTGTTCGCACTAAATTGAAATTAGAACAAATGCCTCCTAATTCTTTGCTGGAGGTATGGCTAGATCCAGGCGAACCAGTAGAACAAGTACCAGATAGTCTGGTTATGGAAGGTTATCAACTAGAGTCGATTGAACCCCGTCAAGAGTTTTTCTCTTTGTTAATTCGTCGTCCAACATCGCTTTAA
- the dnaJ gene encoding molecular chaperone DnaJ, with amino-acid sequence MAGDYYQILGISRDASKEEIKRAYRRLARKYHPDVNKEAGAEERFKEINRAYEVLSEPETRSRYDRFGEAGVASGAGGVGFDYGDIGGFADIFETIFSGFGGMGSGTTSRRRSGPVRGDDLRLDLKLEFREAVFGGEKQIRIPHLESCQVCEGTGAKPGTGAHTCNTCNGSGQVRRATRTPFGSFAQVSVCPTCNGTGEVIEEKCEACGGAGRKQETKKLKITIPPGVDNGTRLRVSSEGDAGVRGGTPGDLYVYLFVESDREFTREGINIKSTITISYLQAILGCRLEVNTVDGKEELTIPSGTQPDTVLTLENKGVPKLGNSVSRGDHLITIKVGIPTKINAEERELLEKLAKIKGEHTGKGGIEGFLGGLFHK; translated from the coding sequence ATGGCAGGCGACTATTATCAAATTCTTGGCATATCCCGCGATGCAAGCAAAGAAGAAATAAAGCGTGCTTATCGTCGCCTCGCTCGGAAATATCATCCAGATGTTAATAAAGAAGCAGGAGCAGAGGAACGATTTAAAGAGATTAATCGCGCTTATGAAGTTTTATCTGAGCCAGAAACTCGTTCTAGATACGATCGCTTTGGAGAAGCGGGAGTTGCTTCTGGTGCTGGAGGAGTGGGGTTTGACTATGGTGATATAGGTGGTTTTGCAGATATCTTTGAGACAATTTTTAGTGGTTTTGGTGGGATGGGTAGTGGTACTACTTCCCGTCGTCGCAGTGGCCCTGTACGAGGAGATGATCTCAGGCTAGATTTAAAACTTGAATTTCGCGAAGCAGTTTTTGGTGGTGAAAAGCAAATTCGCATTCCTCACCTAGAAAGTTGCCAAGTTTGTGAGGGAACTGGTGCTAAACCTGGAACTGGAGCGCATACTTGTAATACTTGTAATGGTAGTGGTCAAGTTCGTCGTGCTACTAGAACTCCGTTTGGCTCGTTTGCTCAAGTTTCTGTTTGTCCTACTTGCAACGGGACGGGTGAAGTAATTGAGGAGAAATGTGAAGCTTGTGGTGGTGCTGGTCGTAAGCAAGAAACTAAAAAGCTTAAAATTACTATTCCTCCAGGCGTAGATAACGGAACCCGACTGCGAGTATCTTCAGAAGGAGATGCTGGAGTGAGAGGTGGAACTCCTGGAGATTTATATGTTTATCTGTTTGTGGAATCGGATCGAGAATTTACCAGAGAAGGAATTAATATTAAATCTACGATTACGATTAGTTATCTGCAAGCAATTTTAGGATGTCGTCTGGAAGTTAATACAGTCGATGGCAAAGAAGAATTAACTATTCCTTCAGGAACACAACCAGATACCGTTTTGACTCTGGAAAATAAAGGAGTACCTAAATTAGGTAATTCCGTTAGTCGAGGCGATCATCTAATTACGATCAAAGTAGGGATTCCCACTAAAATTAATGCAGAAGAAAGGGAATTACTAGAAAAACTAGCTAAGATTAAAGGGGAACATACGGGAAAAGGTGGTATTGAGGGGTTTTTAGGAGGATTGTTTCACAAATGA
- the dnaK gene encoding molecular chaperone DnaK, translated as MAKVIGIDLGTTNSCVAVLEGGKPIVVTNSEGGRTTPSMVAFAKGNTRLVGQLAKRQSVTNATNTVNSIKRFIGRRWDETEAERSRVAYKCVQGRDSTVDVELQGRQYTPQEISAMILQKLKADAESFLGETVTQVVITVPAYFTDAQRQATKDAGTIAGLEVLRIINEPTAAALAYGLEKQSQEQNILVFDLGGGTFDVSILQLGNGVFEVKATHGNNHLGGDDFDNVIVRWMIKAFYAQEKIDLRTDKMALQRLREAAEKAKIELSSTLTTSINLPFITANESGPKHLEMELSRAQFEELARSLIDKTIEPVQQALKDSELSPDEIDRVILVGGSTRIPAVQKAIQTIFKQVQIDRSINPDEAVALGAAIQGGVLGGEIEDVLLLDVTPLSLGIETLGEVFTKIIDRNTTVPTSKSQIFSTATDGQTSVEIHVLQGERALAKDNISLGKFLLTGIPVAPRGLPQIEVSFEIDVNGILNVSAEDKGTKRQQSITITNTGGLTSDEVEKMRRDAEKYAEQDLRRMELIELKNQADNLLYNYELTLKERGNVIRSELKAKIQQQKAQLAIAFKSSTSSIDEVKNLLELLQQTLLEVGTDVYQQSNVNQGQPYNEKSSREPQIASAETQIDVLEEEHNKALVVSVDQNAKLANLDEIEYGIESSIEDFESVD; from the coding sequence ATGGCAAAAGTTATCGGTATTGACTTAGGAACTACCAACAGTTGCGTTGCTGTTCTTGAGGGAGGCAAACCAATAGTAGTAACTAATTCAGAAGGCGGGCGTACCACTCCCAGTATGGTCGCCTTTGCCAAAGGAAATACTCGTTTAGTTGGTCAATTAGCTAAACGACAATCAGTTACAAATGCAACTAATACTGTCAATAGTATTAAGAGGTTTATTGGCAGACGTTGGGATGAAACAGAAGCAGAGCGTTCTAGAGTTGCCTACAAATGTGTTCAAGGTCGCGATAGTACGGTAGATGTAGAACTGCAAGGTCGTCAATACACACCACAAGAAATTTCAGCAATGATCTTACAGAAGCTGAAAGCTGATGCAGAAAGCTTTTTGGGCGAAACAGTAACTCAAGTTGTCATTACTGTACCAGCTTATTTCACTGATGCTCAAAGACAAGCAACTAAAGACGCAGGTACAATTGCTGGACTGGAAGTATTGAGAATTATTAACGAGCCTACTGCTGCTGCGTTAGCCTATGGATTGGAAAAACAAAGCCAAGAACAAAATATTTTGGTATTTGACCTTGGTGGTGGAACTTTTGATGTTTCTATTTTGCAATTAGGCAACGGTGTTTTTGAAGTAAAAGCTACTCATGGTAATAATCATTTAGGTGGTGATGATTTTGATAACGTCATCGTGCGTTGGATGATCAAAGCTTTTTATGCTCAAGAAAAAATCGACCTAAGAACAGATAAAATGGCTTTGCAGCGTCTACGCGAAGCAGCAGAAAAAGCAAAAATTGAACTCTCTTCAACTTTAACCACCTCGATTAATCTTCCTTTTATTACTGCTAACGAAAGTGGTCCTAAACACTTAGAAATGGAATTGAGTCGCGCTCAATTTGAAGAACTAGCTCGTTCATTAATTGATAAAACGATTGAACCAGTTCAACAAGCACTTAAAGATTCAGAACTATCTCCAGATGAAATTGACCGAGTTATTTTAGTAGGAGGATCAACCAGAATTCCTGCAGTTCAAAAAGCAATTCAAACTATTTTTAAACAAGTTCAAATAGATCGTTCAATCAATCCCGATGAAGCTGTTGCCTTAGGCGCAGCAATTCAAGGTGGAGTTTTAGGAGGAGAAATTGAAGATGTTCTGCTATTAGATGTTACTCCTTTATCGTTAGGAATTGAAACTTTAGGAGAAGTCTTCACTAAAATTATTGATAGAAATACGACTGTACCAACCAGTAAATCGCAAATTTTTTCCACTGCTACAGATGGACAAACTTCAGTAGAAATTCATGTTTTACAGGGAGAAAGGGCTTTAGCAAAAGACAATATTAGCTTGGGAAAATTTTTATTAACAGGTATTCCCGTAGCTCCCCGAGGCTTACCCCAAATCGAAGTTAGTTTTGAAATCGATGTCAATGGAATTTTAAATGTATCTGCTGAAGATAAAGGCACAAAAAGGCAACAAAGCATTACAATTACCAACACTGGTGGACTAACTTCAGATGAAGTAGAAAAGATGCGTCGCGACGCAGAAAAATACGCCGAACAAGATCTTCGTCGCATGGAGTTAATTGAGTTAAAAAATCAAGCAGATAATTTATTGTATAACTACGAATTAACTCTTAAAGAAAGAGGAAATGTAATTCGTTCCGAACTGAAAGCCAAAATTCAGCAACAAAAAGCGCAATTGGCAATAGCATTTAAGAGTTCAACTTCTAGCATTGACGAGGTGAAGAATTTATTGGAATTGTTACAACAAACTCTTTTAGAAGTGGGTACCGATGTTTATCAACAAAGCAATGTTAATCAAGGTCAACCATATAATGAAAAATCATCTAGAGAACCTCAAATAGCGAGTGCAGAAACTCAAATTGATGTTTTAGAAGAAGAACACAATAAAGCTTTAGTAGTAAGTGTCGATCAAAATGCCAAACTTGCTAATCTTGATGAGATAGAATACGGAATCGAATCTAGTATAGAAGATTTTGAATCGGTCGATTAA
- the grpE gene encoding nucleotide exchange factor GrpE: protein MIDEQNPLENTLDNQESISTSFETSDHNDSINPNELSSPDSSVSTATSADSSVIEEVQPETSTVENSLEAENSDFTEAEEIISVLQQENANLKKLLDEQTEQNNNTKAQYARLAADFDNFRRRTSKEKENLEQQTKKSIIIELLPVIDNFERARTQIKPNNEGEQTIHNSYQGVYKTLVDCLKRMGVAAMRPEGEQFDPNFHEAMLREATNEHPEGTVIEQLMRGYLLGDQVLRHAMVKVAVPKEPMITSEEETAKVED from the coding sequence ATGATTGACGAGCAAAATCCTCTAGAGAATACATTAGATAATCAAGAATCTATTTCTACCTCATTCGAGACATCAGACCACAATGACTCGATTAACCCAAACGAGCTTTCCTCTCCAGACTCCTCAGTCTCAACAGCTACCTCCGCAGACTCTAGCGTAATTGAAGAAGTTCAACCTGAAACATCAACTGTGGAAAATTCTCTAGAAGCAGAAAATAGCGATTTTACAGAAGCCGAAGAGATTATTAGTGTGCTGCAACAAGAAAATGCTAACCTCAAAAAATTATTAGATGAGCAAACTGAGCAAAACAACAACACTAAAGCTCAATATGCTCGACTAGCAGCAGATTTTGACAATTTTCGCCGAAGAACAAGTAAAGAAAAAGAAAATCTCGAACAACAAACCAAAAAAAGCATCATTATCGAGCTATTACCTGTTATAGATAACTTTGAACGCGCTCGAACTCAAATCAAGCCAAATAATGAGGGAGAACAAACAATTCACAACAGTTATCAAGGAGTTTATAAAACTTTAGTAGATTGTCTCAAACGTATGGGAGTTGCTGCTATGCGTCCCGAAGGAGAACAGTTCGATCCTAATTTTCATGAAGCAATGTTACGAGAAGCTACTAATGAACATCCCGAGGGAACAGTAATTGAACAATTGATGAGAGGATATCTTCTCGGAGATCAAGTATTACGTCATGCAATGGTTAAGGTTGCTGTTCCTAAAGAACCCATGATAACCTCGGAAGAGGAAACAGCAAAAGTAGAAGATTAA
- a CDS encoding GspE/PulE family protein, protein MTYSSSSKRTRAIALRNYFSPFGNKLIQVGFVNGDQMQQALSQSRTSGQSLIDVLESLTGQQLPPDLVRQYKKHHLFELKVLYGVECLDPEISPINNNQMSHLIDTLIPIDICRRYQLIPLQREDKQPPVLLVAMVDPENLEAQDDLNRILRPKGIELQRMVITPTDYQRLIDQYLDEQVKKEETKKSEAKVDVSINLENLDFNLEETADEVEDDLGAANDAQGAPIISLVNKILARALQDGISDIHVEPQEEFLRVRYRKDGVLQQPFDPLPKKITPAVVARFKIMADLDIAEKRLPQDGKIRRMFQGRKVDFRVSSLPSRYGEKVCLRILDNSATQLGLDKLISDESTLAIVRELAARPFGLILVTGPTGSGKSTTLYSILAERNNPGVNISTAEDPIEYSLDGITQVQVIREKGMNFASILRAFLRQDPDVILVGETRDPETAKTAIEAALTGHLVITTLHTNDAAGAIARLDEMGIEPFMISGGLLGVVAQRLMRRVCGECRIAYNPTHEELARFGLSASNEEEITFYKANTLNPEQINEARANGTLCPKCTGIGYKGRVGVYEVMRNSERLENLINTGATTDRIKEVAVEDGMVTLLAYSLNLVRQGHTTLEEVERVTFTDSGLEAELKAKRKSGLICRTCNAELKPEWLDCPYCTTSRFSD, encoded by the coding sequence ATGACTTATTCTTCATCTTCAAAACGAACTAGAGCGATCGCATTACGCAATTACTTTTCTCCTTTTGGTAATAAGTTAATTCAAGTCGGCTTTGTAAATGGAGATCAGATGCAGCAGGCTTTATCACAAAGTCGCACGTCTGGGCAATCGCTAATTGATGTGCTGGAATCGCTTACTGGTCAACAATTACCTCCTGATTTAGTACGTCAGTATAAAAAACACCATTTATTTGAACTAAAGGTTTTATATGGGGTTGAATGCTTAGATCCTGAAATCAGTCCAATCAATAATAATCAGATGAGTCATTTAATTGATACTCTGATTCCGATTGATATTTGTCGTCGCTATCAATTAATCCCTCTACAAAGAGAGGACAAACAACCTCCTGTTTTATTGGTAGCAATGGTTGATCCCGAAAACTTAGAAGCTCAAGATGATCTCAACCGCATCTTACGTCCTAAAGGAATTGAGCTACAAAGGATGGTAATCACTCCGACAGATTATCAAAGACTGATCGATCAATATTTAGACGAGCAAGTTAAAAAAGAAGAAACTAAAAAATCTGAAGCGAAAGTTGATGTTTCAATCAATTTAGAAAATTTAGATTTTAATTTAGAAGAAACAGCCGATGAAGTAGAAGACGATTTAGGGGCTGCTAATGATGCTCAAGGCGCACCAATCATTAGTTTAGTTAATAAAATTTTGGCTAGAGCTTTACAAGATGGTATTTCTGATATTCATGTCGAACCTCAAGAAGAATTTTTACGGGTTCGTTATCGCAAAGACGGAGTATTACAACAACCATTCGATCCTCTTCCCAAAAAAATTACGCCCGCAGTAGTTGCTCGTTTCAAAATCATGGCAGATTTAGATATTGCTGAAAAACGTTTACCTCAAGATGGTAAGATTCGGCGAATGTTTCAGGGACGCAAAGTAGATTTTCGGGTTAGTAGTTTACCTAGTCGCTATGGAGAAAAAGTTTGTTTACGAATTCTAGATAACTCTGCCACTCAGTTAGGTTTAGATAAATTAATTAGTGATGAGTCTACTTTAGCCATAGTTAGGGAGTTAGCTGCTCGTCCTTTTGGCTTAATTTTAGTAACAGGGCCTACGGGTTCGGGTAAATCTACCACTCTTTATTCAATTCTGGCAGAACGAAATAATCCTGGCGTTAATATTAGTACGGCAGAAGATCCTATTGAATATTCTTTGGATGGGATTACTCAGGTACAGGTAATTCGTGAGAAAGGCATGAATTTTGCCTCGATCTTAAGAGCTTTCCTTCGACAAGACCCTGATGTCATTCTAGTAGGTGAGACTAGAGATCCTGAAACAGCCAAAACAGCAATTGAAGCAGCGTTGACTGGTCACTTAGTTATTACAACTCTTCACACTAATGACGCAGCAGGCGCGATCGCTCGTTTGGATGAAATGGGTATTGAACCTTTTATGATTTCTGGCGGTTTATTGGGAGTAGTAGCTCAAAGATTAATGCGTCGAGTTTGTGGTGAATGTCGGATTGCTTACAATCCTACTCATGAAGAATTAGCCAGATTTGGTTTATCTGCCAGCAATGAAGAAGAAATAACTTTTTATAAAGCTAACACTTTAAACCCAGAACAAATAAACGAAGCAAGAGCTAATGGCACTCTTTGTCCTAAGTGTACTGGTATTGGTTACAAAGGCAGGGTTGGTGTTTACGAAGTAATGCGTAATTCTGAGCGCTTAGAGAATTTAATTAACACTGGAGCAACAACCGACCGCATCAAGGAAGTTGCTGTTGAAGATGGCATGGTTACCTTACTGGCATATAGTCTAAATTTAGTTCGTCAAGGTCATACAACTCTAGAGGAAGTCGAACGCGTAACCTTCACTGATTCTGGTTTGGAAGCAGAGTTAAAAGCCAAACGCAAGAGCGGTTTAATTTGTCGTACTTGTAATGCAGAGTTAAAACCCGAATGGCTAGATTGTCCCTACTGTACAACATCTAGATTTAGCGATTAA
- a CDS encoding type IV pilus twitching motility protein PilT — protein MDLMIEDLMERLVEMGGSDMHIQATAPVYFRISGKLTPIGEELSPQECQKLIFSMLNNNQRKDLEQNWELDCSYGVKGLARFRVNVYKERGCYAACLRALSSKIPNFDQLGLPDVVRDMTHRPRGLILVTGPTGSGKTTTLAAMLDLINRTRAEHILTVEDPIEYVFPNAKSLFHQRQKGEDTKSFANALKAALREDPDIILVGEMRDLETISLAISAAETGHLVFGTLHTSSAASTVDRMIDVFPSGQQAQIRAMLSNSLVAVFSQTLVKKKNPKPGEFGRVMVQEIMIVTPAIANLIREGKASQVYSAIQTGAKLGMQTMEQALAHLVNSGTIDIEEGLAKSSKPDELQRLVTGLAATAKTR, from the coding sequence ATGGATTTAATGATTGAAGATTTGATGGAGCGATTAGTGGAAATGGGTGGCTCAGATATGCATATTCAAGCTACCGCACCAGTCTATTTTCGCATTAGTGGCAAACTGACTCCGATTGGAGAGGAGTTGAGTCCTCAAGAATGTCAAAAACTAATCTTTAGTATGCTCAACAACAATCAACGTAAAGATTTAGAGCAGAATTGGGAATTAGATTGTTCTTATGGGGTAAAAGGATTAGCTCGTTTTCGGGTCAATGTCTATAAAGAACGCGGTTGTTATGCTGCTTGTTTGCGAGCCTTATCTTCTAAAATTCCCAATTTCGATCAGTTGGGTTTACCAGATGTAGTCCGCGATATGACTCATCGACCGAGAGGTTTAATTTTAGTAACAGGGCCTACTGGTTCGGGTAAAACTACTACTTTAGCAGCCATGCTGGACTTAATCAATCGCACTAGAGCGGAGCATATTTTAACAGTAGAAGACCCGATTGAATACGTTTTCCCGAATGCTAAAAGTTTATTTCATCAAAGACAAAAAGGTGAAGATACCAAAAGTTTTGCCAATGCTCTCAAAGCTGCTTTACGGGAAGATCCAGATATTATTTTGGTAGGAGAAATGCGGGATTTGGAAACAATTTCTTTGGCTATCTCGGCAGCAGAAACAGGTCACTTAGTTTTTGGCACACTTCATACTAGTTCGGCTGCTAGTACGGTAGACAGGATGATTGATGTTTTTCCTTCGGGACAACAAGCACAAATTCGTGCCATGCTTTCTAATTCCTTAGTGGCTGTATTTAGTCAAACTCTGGTCAAAAAGAAAAACCCCAAACCAGGAGAGTTTGGACGAGTAATGGTACAAGAAATCATGATTGTTACTCCAGCGATCGCAAATTTAATTCGTGAAGGAAAAGCTTCCCAAGTTTATTCAGCTATTCAAACAGGAGCTAAGTTGGGAATGCAAACGATGGAACAAGCTCTTGCTCATCTGGTTAACAGTGGCACGATTGATATTGAAGAAGGCTTGGCTAAAAGTAGTAAACCCGATGAATTACAGCGTTTAGTAACTGGTTTAGCAGCAACAGCTAAGACTAGATAA